The Faecalibacterium prausnitzii genome includes a window with the following:
- a CDS encoding alpha/beta hydrolase, producing METMNLPLGARLWIADAPKDPKGMILICPGGGYQWLSPREAQPVAHAFAAAGWAAAVVYYTVREKPGQPPLGTLPVRQLGEALQTMQQRFPALSALVCGFSAGGHLAASLGVHWRELGLPRPDGMILGYPVITAGKYAHRGSIENLTGADDPAWFSLEKQVTADTPPVFFWHTVTDPEVPVQNSLLLADALSTAGVRYEMHLYPRGVHGLSLATPEVDEPEKHRVADPHIAGWFGQCLEWLDILKTTKE from the coding sequence ATGGAAACAATGAATCTGCCGCTGGGGGCGCGGCTCTGGATCGCAGATGCCCCCAAAGACCCAAAAGGAATGATCCTGATCTGCCCCGGCGGCGGATACCAGTGGCTCTCGCCGCGTGAGGCCCAGCCGGTGGCCCACGCCTTTGCCGCCGCCGGCTGGGCGGCTGCGGTGGTGTACTACACCGTTCGCGAAAAGCCCGGCCAACCCCCGCTGGGCACCCTGCCGGTGCGCCAGCTGGGCGAAGCACTGCAGACCATGCAGCAGCGTTTCCCGGCACTGTCGGCGCTGGTCTGCGGCTTCTCCGCAGGCGGCCATCTGGCAGCCAGTCTGGGCGTGCACTGGCGTGAGTTGGGCCTGCCCCGCCCCGACGGCATGATCCTGGGCTACCCGGTGATCACCGCCGGAAAGTACGCCCACCGCGGCAGTATCGAAAACCTGACCGGGGCCGATGACCCGGCGTGGTTCTCGCTGGAAAAACAGGTCACGGCCGATACGCCGCCCGTGTTCTTCTGGCACACCGTCACCGATCCGGAAGTTCCGGTGCAGAACAGTCTGCTGCTGGCCGATGCGCTGAGCACCGCCGGTGTCCGGTACGAAATGCATCTTTACCCCCGCGGGGTGCACGGTCTGAGTCTGGCAACGCCCGAAGTGGACGAGCCGGAAAAGCACCGCGTTGCAGATCCCCACATCGCCGGCTGGTTCGGGCAGTGCCTCGAATGGCTGGATATTCTAAAAACGACAAAGGAGTGA
- a CDS encoding TRAP transporter large permease gives MSTATIATILLLGVFLVLVFLRVPVVYAIGVASLLDFFYLGINPMQMALKFVSNLNSYTLLAVPFFILMGELMSAGGITDTLIAFSKELVGWMHGGAAMVNVVASFFFGGISGSSSADCASLGPIEIKMMEEQGYDREFSTCLTMASSVEGILVPPSQNMVIFTLAAAGVTTVSIGQLFVAGYMPGAVLSIVLMIYSYYYSKKMDIPVTGKFNLKNCIKAFFKAIWGMLAVMFVVVGVIAGVFTTTESAAAAVVWSLCVGLFIYKGFSFKDIPHIFANVVETLGKVLILLGVSGAFTYLLTYLRIPTMIATGLFSITSNKIIILILLNILMLCLGCLIEMACLILMLTPVILPIWMQLGLSPIHLGIVMVLNLGIGLLTPPVGSTLFIGSAISGIKIETLSKKMAPFYITMFIALIILTYFPQTFMWLPNLLY, from the coding sequence ATGTCTACTGCAACGATCGCAACCATCCTGCTGCTGGGTGTGTTCCTGGTGCTGGTTTTCCTCCGAGTGCCCGTGGTATATGCCATTGGTGTGGCTTCTCTGCTGGATTTCTTCTATCTGGGCATCAACCCCATGCAGATGGCTCTGAAATTTGTCAGCAATCTGAACTCCTATACGCTGCTGGCGGTGCCCTTCTTCATCCTGATGGGTGAATTGATGAGCGCGGGCGGTATCACCGATACCCTGATCGCTTTCTCAAAGGAACTTGTCGGCTGGATGCATGGCGGTGCTGCCATGGTCAACGTGGTGGCCTCCTTCTTCTTCGGCGGCATCTCCGGCTCTTCTTCCGCCGACTGTGCCTCTCTGGGCCCCATCGAGATCAAGATGATGGAAGAGCAGGGCTATGACCGCGAGTTCTCCACCTGCCTGACCATGGCATCCTCCGTTGAAGGCATTCTGGTTCCCCCCTCTCAGAACATGGTCATCTTCACTCTGGCTGCTGCCGGCGTCACCACCGTTTCCATCGGCCAGCTGTTCGTGGCCGGCTACATGCCCGGCGCTGTGTTGAGCATCGTGCTGATGATCTACTCCTACTACTACTCCAAGAAGATGGACATCCCGGTCACCGGCAAGTTCAACCTGAAGAACTGCATCAAGGCGTTCTTCAAGGCCATCTGGGGCATGCTGGCTGTTATGTTCGTGGTCGTCGGCGTTATCGCCGGTGTCTTTACCACCACCGAGTCCGCCGCTGCTGCCGTTGTGTGGTCGCTGTGCGTCGGCCTGTTCATCTACAAGGGCTTCTCCTTCAAGGATATCCCCCACATCTTTGCAAACGTCGTGGAGACTCTGGGCAAGGTGCTGATCCTGCTGGGCGTGTCCGGCGCATTCACCTACCTGCTGACCTATCTGCGCATCCCCACCATGATCGCTACCGGCCTGTTCTCCATCACCAGCAACAAGATCATCATTCTGATCCTGCTCAACATCCTGATGTTGTGTCTGGGCTGCCTGATCGAGATGGCCTGCCTGATCCTGATGCTGACCCCCGTCATCCTGCCCATCTGGATGCAGCTGGGTCTGTCCCCCATCCATCTGGGCATCGTCATGGTGCTGAACCTCGGCATCGGCCTGCTGACCCCTCCTGTCGGCTCTACCCTGTTCATCGGTTCTGCCATTTCCGGCATCAAGATCGAGACCCTGTCCAAGAAGATGGCGCCGTTCTACATCACCATGTTCATTGCGCTGATCATCCTGACCTACTTCCCGCAGACCTTCATGTGGCTGCCGAACCTGCTGTACTAA
- a CDS encoding UxaA family hydrolase produces the protein MDEKQNAFQINREDNVATALTPLVPGPVELRGDACAPEVEAATEVPMGHKIALRDIRNGEDIVKYGIVIGRATADIPAGSWVHLHVMRSVYDQRSSHLDVRTGAPKDTKYE, from the coding sequence ATGGACGAAAAGCAGAACGCCTTTCAGATCAATCGGGAAGACAATGTGGCCACGGCCCTGACCCCGCTGGTGCCAGGCCCTGTGGAGCTGCGCGGCGATGCCTGCGCCCCCGAAGTGGAAGCCGCCACCGAGGTGCCGATGGGCCATAAAATTGCCCTGCGGGACATCAGGAACGGTGAGGATATCGTCAAGTACGGCATAGTCATTGGCCGCGCTACCGCCGATATCCCGGCTGGCAGCTGGGTACACCTGCACGTCATGCGCAGCGTCTACGACCAGCGTTCCAGCCATCTGGACGTCAGGACCGGTGCTCCCAAAGACACGAAGTACGAGTAA
- a CDS encoding RraA family protein, translated as MAMWKNDDEMFALMKEKLYTPVVGDILDQMGYKHQFLPASIRPLAAQVPTAPYILPGEEEDKRLKVAGYACTVLENDVFEYPAEKPFGYMTEALDDLKPNEIYIATGAHNSALWGELLTACGKARGAVGAVLDGYTRDTPKVIEQNFPVFCSGTWAQDSSVRTYVFKWRCPIEIGQVTIHNGDIVFGDIDGVLIIPKDIAPEVIEKALVKASTEKTMRKAIEDGMMVTDAFAKFGVL; from the coding sequence ATGGCAATGTGGAAAAACGACGATGAAATGTTCGCCCTGATGAAAGAGAAGCTCTATACCCCCGTTGTGGGTGATATTCTGGATCAGATGGGCTATAAGCACCAGTTCCTGCCCGCTTCCATCCGCCCGCTGGCTGCACAGGTGCCTACCGCACCCTACATCCTGCCCGGAGAGGAAGAGGACAAGCGCCTGAAGGTGGCTGGCTACGCCTGCACCGTTCTGGAAAACGATGTGTTTGAGTACCCCGCCGAAAAGCCCTTTGGTTATATGACTGAGGCGCTGGATGACCTGAAGCCCAACGAGATCTACATCGCTACCGGCGCACACAACAGTGCTCTGTGGGGCGAGTTGCTCACCGCCTGCGGCAAGGCCCGCGGTGCAGTTGGCGCTGTTCTGGACGGCTACACCCGCGATACCCCCAAGGTCATCGAGCAGAACTTCCCTGTTTTCTGCTCCGGTACATGGGCACAGGATTCCTCCGTCCGTACCTACGTGTTCAAGTGGCGCTGCCCCATTGAGATCGGTCAGGTGACCATCCACAATGGCGATATCGTCTTTGGCGACATCGACGGCGTGCTCATCATCCCCAAGGATATTGCACCGGAAGTCATCGAGAAAGCCCTCGTCAAGGCAAGCACGGAAAAGACCATGCGCAAAGCCATTGAAGACGGCATGATGGTCACGGATGCATTTGCAAAGTTCGGAGTGCTGTAA